Proteins co-encoded in one Capsicum annuum cultivar UCD-10X-F1 chromosome 9, UCD10Xv1.1, whole genome shotgun sequence genomic window:
- the LOC124887218 gene encoding uncharacterized protein LOC124887218 produces the protein MADEGEMPSCASSFMERLIDTMDSRLVSFEERMKGRMEGMEGSLSRRMDNMIDRLSFPTSNLLNPPNYQAPLSRHAPNELQGNKANSFTLVNEASSQLSVNDRLFLGDPNVSLLHNDNIQLWSVGTLVDPNDEKIDSSSKIDLCPPSVEAISALSCESHKYQLVYELSPLLGNVCEVFKRPQVNGNVENVGRLNGSDPLISFVVDHASIEETYDCISGNLGGRKYFLNPCTCTFYPFDPGDHLKYDGSSPHHLVLGQEDKPTMGEGVGTYPYDVKYLLKIYNLLERPKLCKGRVSNKNKNHRGVWFSLRFGTHGNLHERLIDYHGSSNIPLCPNLLNDQVVLTFWGYTPLIDHFDSWLYLKCVQPWHDVILDYTNSNPHAMRTNHFQEGEDDTIRISLKAFDYIF, from the coding sequence ATGGCGGATGAAGGTGAGATGCCTAGTTGCGCTAGTTCTTTCATGGAAAGGCTTATTGATACTATGGATAGCCGATTGGTATCTTTTGAAGAAAGAATGAAAGGAAGAATGGAAGGGATGGAAGGATCTCTCTCAAGGAGGATGGACAATATGATAGATCGTCTAAGCTTCCCTACCTCCAACCTTCTCAATCCACCAAATTATCAAGCTCCCTTGAGTCGACATGCTCCAAATGAACTTCAAGGTAACAAAGCTAACTCTTtcactctagtgaatgaggctagtagccaactaagtgtgaatgatagatTATTTTTAGGTGATCCTAATGTCTCTTTACTTCATAATGATAATATACAACTTTGGAGTGTGggtacactagttgatcctaatgatgaaaaaattgattcttctagcaagatcgatttgtgtccacctagtgttgaagccattagTGCATTGTCTTGTGAAAGTCACAAGTACCAACTTGTGTATGAACTTAGCCCATTACTTGGGAATGTTTGTGAAGTTTTTAAAAGACCTCAAGTGAATGGTaatgttgaaaatgttggtcGATTGAATGGGAGTGACCCtctaatttcttttgttgttgatCATGCTAGTATAGAGGAAACATATGATTGTATTAGTGGTAATCTTGGAGGaagaaaatatttcctaaacCCATGTACATGTACATTCTACCCTTTTGATCCCGGTGATCATTTGAAATATGATGGTTCTTCTCCACACCACTTGGTGCTTGGGCAAGAAGACAAGCCGACCATGGGTGAGGGTGTTGGAACTTATCCCTATGATGTAAAGTATTTATTGAAGATTTATAATCTACTTGAGAGGCCAAAGTTGTGTAAGGGAAGGGtttccaacaaaaataaaaatcatagagGGGTTTGGTTCTCATTGAGATTTGGAACTCATGGGAACCTTCATGAGCGGTTGATTGACTACCATGGTTCCTCTAACATACCCCTTTGTCCAAACCTCTTGAATGACCAAGTAGTTCTTACTTTTTGGGGTTATACACCTTTGATTGATCATTTTGAttcttggttatatcttaagtgtgtgcaaccttggcatgatgttATACTTGATTatactaactctaaccctcatgccatgaggacgAATCATTTTCAAGAAGGGGAAGATGATACGATCCGGATCAGTCTTAAAGCTTTTGACTATATCTTCTGA